A genomic window from Mesorhizobium sp. 131-2-1 includes:
- a CDS encoding alpha/beta fold hydrolase, giving the protein MVHRASRRDVLLGALTATVAVGMCRIAPVQAKPSQGISSSRTSKGATSMSIITTKDGTEIYYKDWGTGPVITFSHGWPLNADAWDGQMLFLAQNGFRVVAHDRRGHGRSSQTSSGNDMNGYADDLAAVIEALDLKDATLVGHSTGGGEVARYIGRHGTGRVAKAVLIAAVPPIMLKSEANPEGLPMEVFDGIRAGVAGDRSQYYKDLALAFYGANRPGAKVSQGTLDQFWLWSMQAGAKNAYESVKAFSETDFTEDLKKFDVPTLVLHGEDDQIVPVKDSARKSAKLIKGAKEIYYPGAPHGITATHQDQVNAELLAFIRS; this is encoded by the coding sequence TTGGTTCACCGCGCATCACGCCGCGATGTTTTGTTGGGCGCTCTTACCGCCACGGTTGCGGTCGGCATGTGCCGGATCGCGCCCGTTCAGGCGAAGCCAAGCCAAGGCATTTCATCTTCCAGGACAAGCAAAGGAGCAACAAGCATGAGCATAATCACGACCAAGGACGGCACCGAAATCTACTACAAGGACTGGGGCACAGGCCCGGTCATCACCTTCTCTCACGGCTGGCCACTGAATGCCGACGCCTGGGATGGCCAGATGCTCTTCCTCGCGCAGAACGGTTTCCGTGTCGTCGCACACGACCGGCGCGGGCACGGCCGGTCGAGCCAGACTTCCTCGGGCAACGACATGAACGGCTATGCCGATGATCTCGCTGCCGTCATCGAAGCGCTAGACCTCAAAGACGCAACGCTCGTGGGTCACTCCACTGGCGGCGGCGAGGTCGCCCGCTACATCGGCCGCCACGGAACCGGCCGGGTCGCCAAGGCGGTTCTCATCGCCGCCGTCCCGCCGATCATGCTGAAGTCCGAGGCAAATCCTGAAGGCCTGCCGATGGAAGTCTTCGACGGCATCCGTGCCGGCGTCGCCGGCGATCGGTCGCAATACTACAAGGACCTGGCGCTCGCGTTCTACGGCGCCAACCGGCCGGGCGCCAAGGTCTCGCAGGGCACGCTGGACCAGTTCTGGCTGTGGAGCATGCAGGCCGGCGCAAAGAACGCCTACGAGAGCGTCAAAGCATTCTCGGAGACTGACTTCACCGAAGACCTCAAGAAATTCGATGTCCCAACGCTGGTGTTGCACGGGGAAGACGATCAGATCGTGCCGGTCAAGGACTCGGCGCGGAAGTCGGCAAAGCTGATCAAGGGCGCCAAGGAAATCTACTATCCGGGCGCGCCCCACGGCATCACCGCCACGCATCAGGACCAGGTCAACGCCGAACTGCTCGCCTTCATCAGGTCTTAG
- a CDS encoding SDR family oxidoreductase, translating into MKIVVIGGTGLIGSKTVERLRKKGHQVLAASPNSGVNTITGEGLTEALSGAQVVIDLANSPSFEDKAVLEFFETSGRNLLHAERWAGVKHHIALSIVGAERLPKSGYMRAKMAQERLIWDSGIPFTIVHSTQFFEFLGGIAQSGTVGDVTTVSSAYFQPIASDDVADVMADVALSPPVNGVIEIAGPTPVRMSDLVAQFLKATNDPRKVNADPHAPYFGTELDDRSLVPGDHPRLGAKRFEDWFGASLQRH; encoded by the coding sequence ATGAAAATCGTCGTGATAGGCGGCACCGGACTCATCGGTTCGAAGACGGTCGAGAGGCTACGCAAGAAGGGCCATCAAGTGCTCGCTGCGTCGCCGAACTCGGGTGTCAATACGATCACAGGCGAAGGATTGACCGAAGCTCTTTCGGGAGCGCAGGTCGTCATTGATCTGGCGAATTCGCCATCATTTGAGGACAAGGCCGTCCTGGAGTTTTTCGAGACCTCCGGGCGAAATCTGCTCCACGCAGAAAGGTGGGCCGGCGTGAAACACCATATCGCGCTCTCTATCGTGGGCGCCGAGCGCCTACCCAAGAGCGGATACATGCGCGCCAAAATGGCCCAGGAGAGACTGATCTGGGACTCGGGGATACCCTTCACCATCGTCCATTCGACGCAATTTTTCGAATTCCTGGGCGGCATCGCGCAATCGGGAACGGTGGGAGATGTTACAACAGTTTCGTCCGCCTATTTTCAGCCGATCGCCTCTGATGATGTAGCTGATGTCATGGCCGATGTGGCGCTTTCGCCGCCCGTCAACGGCGTGATCGAGATCGCCGGCCCCACGCCGGTCCGCATGAGCGACCTTGTCGCGCAGTTCCTGAAGGCGACGAACGATCCGCGCAAGGTGAATGCGGATCCCCACGCCCCCTATTTCGGCACTGAGCTGGATGATCGGTCACTCGTCCCCGGCGATCACCCGCGGCTCGGCGCCAAGCGCTTTGAAGATTGGTTCGGCGCCTCACTCCAGCGGCACTGA
- a CDS encoding sensor histidine kinase: MSHSEGTQGTVGDDGQGGGTGTVVRARHTEQPTAGIVHDLGNLIQVASSALNRVARDPSVSTAPALEPVIASARTALQRAGALVRQTIGKAAEAPRDIEHTDLCSCLAEVEALIRSAWESHIRLEVRVGSDLLAAKCDRLGLQNAILNLVFNARDAIPDGGSISIDAAMAGHGRAALIEVRIADNGIGMTQETMARAFDPFFTTKCSGLGGIGLPMVKHFAEQHDGSVEIDSALGSGTTVILRLPAALR; the protein is encoded by the coding sequence TTGTCACACTCAGAAGGGACACAAGGCACAGTCGGCGACGATGGCCAGGGCGGGGGCACGGGCACGGTTGTACGCGCCCGACATACGGAGCAGCCGACCGCCGGCATCGTTCATGACCTGGGCAATCTCATCCAGGTTGCGTCATCCGCGTTGAACCGCGTTGCACGGGATCCCAGCGTCTCAACGGCTCCGGCCCTCGAGCCTGTGATCGCCAGCGCCAGGACGGCGCTGCAACGCGCCGGCGCGCTCGTCCGGCAGACGATCGGCAAAGCCGCCGAGGCGCCTCGAGATATCGAACATACAGACTTGTGCAGCTGCCTGGCTGAGGTCGAGGCTCTCATCCGAAGCGCATGGGAGTCGCACATCCGGCTCGAGGTCCGCGTCGGATCGGATTTGCTTGCCGCAAAATGCGATCGCCTGGGCCTACAGAACGCGATCCTCAATCTCGTGTTCAACGCGCGCGACGCAATACCTGACGGCGGCTCGATCTCGATAGACGCCGCAATGGCGGGTCACGGCCGCGCCGCTCTTATCGAGGTACGCATCGCAGACAACGGTATCGGCATGACCCAGGAAACCATGGCCCGCGCCTTCGATCCTTTCTTCACCACCAAGTGCTCGGGGCTGGGCGGTATCGGCTTGCCGATGGTGAAGCATTTCGCCGAGCAGCACGACGGAAGTGTCGAAATCGACAGCGCACTCGGGTCCGGCACAACCGTGATCTTGCGATTACCTGCGGCTCTCCGGTGA
- a CDS encoding mechanosensitive ion channel family protein codes for MADAAVMTLWNSPLLYIVLVGLAGIVVWHLIPRRLANARLVVQIAFFLVMSVLLLDGTVVPYEPARGDVATPEAVLIGSAKVLWWLHFAWALIGFVRIFLVFEGKPREARLLQELVVGVVYVSTLLSILAFVFAVPVGTLIATSGVFAIMLGLALQNTLSDLFSGVALTLGRPYVLGDWIVLSDGTEGRVVETNWRSTHLLTWAHNIVVLPNSFLAKLGLTNVSSPGENHGLSLSVRLAPTKMPAIVADVMRMALLSCNSILKEPPPLVAIKSLDARAIEVELLFYVADVHRRVPARNEIIDLVYRHVKSTGLLLAEPSSSILMSAISTEQTALPPPVTPIELIRAIPIFSALTEDEQETLAATASVRTYRKGDIIARQGEMLPSLMIVQTGVIVRQREDHARLEEVGHLAPGDFFGETGLLVGLGEKSTLQAMTHVVVYEIDQASFAPLLLDRPEMAEDLAAILATGMSTLDENRKSGQQHATSSSALLKAIETVFRSVPFKRVRAAGVHKDRKV; via the coding sequence ATGGCCGACGCGGCAGTCATGACCTTGTGGAATTCCCCCCTTCTCTACATCGTGCTGGTTGGCCTTGCCGGAATTGTCGTGTGGCACCTGATTCCGAGGCGGTTGGCTAACGCACGACTGGTCGTTCAGATCGCCTTCTTCCTTGTGATGTCGGTCCTGCTCCTGGACGGCACTGTCGTTCCCTACGAGCCGGCACGGGGCGATGTGGCAACGCCTGAAGCGGTCCTCATCGGATCGGCCAAAGTACTATGGTGGCTTCATTTCGCCTGGGCATTGATCGGCTTTGTCCGCATCTTCCTTGTCTTCGAGGGAAAGCCGCGTGAGGCGCGCCTTTTGCAGGAGCTCGTCGTCGGCGTCGTCTACGTTAGTACGTTGCTGTCGATCCTCGCTTTCGTCTTCGCCGTTCCCGTCGGGACGCTCATCGCCACATCGGGCGTCTTTGCCATCATGCTGGGCTTGGCGCTTCAGAATACGCTGAGCGATCTATTCTCAGGCGTCGCACTAACCCTTGGTCGCCCCTACGTGCTCGGCGATTGGATCGTGCTCAGCGACGGTACCGAAGGTCGTGTTGTTGAGACAAACTGGCGGTCGACCCACCTGCTCACTTGGGCCCACAACATTGTCGTACTCCCGAACAGCTTCCTGGCCAAACTTGGCCTGACCAATGTGAGCAGCCCGGGCGAGAACCATGGACTTTCGCTCTCAGTAAGACTGGCACCGACGAAGATGCCGGCGATTGTCGCGGATGTGATGCGCATGGCCTTGCTCAGCTGCAACTCCATCCTGAAGGAACCGCCGCCGTTGGTTGCGATCAAGAGCCTGGATGCAAGGGCGATCGAGGTCGAGTTGCTCTTCTATGTTGCAGATGTCCATCGACGTGTCCCGGCGAGGAATGAAATCATCGATCTCGTCTATCGCCATGTGAAATCCACAGGGTTGCTGCTGGCCGAGCCCTCCTCTTCGATTTTGATGTCCGCTATATCGACCGAACAGACGGCTCTTCCCCCGCCCGTCACCCCTATCGAACTTATCAGGGCCATACCTATATTCTCGGCGCTGACGGAGGACGAGCAGGAGACTCTTGCAGCCACGGCTTCCGTGCGCACTTACCGCAAGGGCGACATCATCGCGCGACAGGGGGAGATGCTGCCATCTCTCATGATCGTCCAGACCGGAGTCATCGTTCGACAACGCGAAGACCATGCTCGCCTCGAGGAAGTCGGCCACTTGGCGCCCGGCGATTTCTTCGGAGAAACCGGCTTGCTCGTCGGCTTGGGCGAGAAGTCGACATTGCAGGCAATGACCCACGTCGTCGTCTACGAGATAGACCAGGCGAGCTTCGCTCCGTTGCTGCTCGACCGGCCCGAAATGGCCGAGGACCTGGCAGCTATCCTGGCAACCGGAATGTCGACCTTGGATGAAAACCGCAAATCTGGACAGCAGCACGCGACCTCGAGCTCCGCCCTACTCAAAGCCATTGAGACGGTCTTTCGCAGCGTCCCGTTCAAGCGTGTTCGAGCAGCCGGTGTGCACAAGGACAGAAAGGTATGA
- a CDS encoding cytochrome b, whose translation MREGHSTYKPNSGIERWFDARLPLPRLVHDSFIVYPVPRNLNYAYTFGGILTIMLAAQILTGVVLAMHYAANTTLAFDSVEKIVRDVNSGWLLRSLHSNGASFFFIAVYIHICRGLYYGSYKSPRELLWVLGCTNLLVMMATAFIGYVLPWGQMSYWGATVITGFFSAIPLVGDWIQQLLLGGYAVGNPTLNRFFALHYLLPFLLVGVVTLHIWALHVVGQNNPTGIEVKSKTDVVDFTPYATVKDAFGIIVFLFFFAYFVFYLPNFLGHPDNYTIANPLKTPAHIVPEWYFLPFYAILRAITFNVGPINSKLGGVLAMFSSIAVLFFVPWLDTSKVRSAVFRPWYRFFFWLFVANALFLGWLGSQPAEGAYVTMSQLATLYYLAFFVVAMPLLGYLETPRRLPNSITEAVLERNKAASNPGARRDTGHQPHPEPK comes from the coding sequence ATGCGTGAGGGACACTCGACCTACAAGCCCAACAGCGGTATCGAACGCTGGTTCGATGCCCGGCTTCCGCTGCCACGGTTGGTGCACGATTCCTTCATCGTCTACCCCGTTCCTCGCAACCTGAACTACGCTTATACGTTCGGCGGCATTCTCACGATCATGCTGGCCGCGCAGATTCTGACCGGCGTCGTGCTGGCCATGCACTATGCGGCCAACACCACGCTGGCCTTCGATTCGGTCGAAAAGATCGTGCGCGACGTGAATTCGGGCTGGCTACTGCGCTCGCTGCATTCGAATGGCGCCTCGTTCTTCTTCATCGCCGTTTATATCCACATTTGCCGCGGGCTCTACTATGGGTCGTATAAATCACCGCGAGAGCTTCTGTGGGTGCTCGGCTGTACCAACCTGCTGGTGATGATGGCGACGGCCTTCATTGGCTACGTGCTGCCTTGGGGCCAGATGAGTTACTGGGGCGCCACCGTCATCACCGGCTTCTTCAGCGCCATTCCCTTGGTCGGCGACTGGATCCAGCAATTGCTGCTCGGCGGCTACGCAGTCGGCAATCCAACGCTGAACCGCTTCTTTGCGCTGCATTACCTGCTACCGTTTTTACTGGTCGGCGTGGTGACATTGCACATCTGGGCGCTTCACGTGGTTGGCCAGAACAATCCCACCGGCATTGAGGTGAAATCAAAGACCGACGTTGTGGACTTCACGCCCTACGCTACCGTGAAGGACGCGTTCGGCATTATCGTGTTCCTGTTCTTCTTTGCCTACTTCGTCTTCTATCTGCCAAATTTTCTCGGTCATCCCGACAACTACACCATCGCAAATCCGCTGAAAACGCCTGCTCACATCGTGCCGGAATGGTATTTCCTGCCGTTCTACGCGATCCTGCGCGCCATCACCTTCAATGTCGGACCGATCAATTCCAAACTTGGCGGCGTGCTCGCGATGTTCAGCTCAATCGCCGTTCTATTCTTTGTGCCGTGGCTCGACACCTCAAAGGTGCGGTCGGCGGTTTTCAGGCCCTGGTACAGGTTCTTCTTCTGGCTGTTCGTGGCCAACGCCCTCTTTCTCGGCTGGCTCGGCTCGCAGCCTGCAGAAGGCGCCTATGTCACGATGTCCCAATTGGCGACCCTCTACTATTTGGCGTTCTTCGTCGTCGCCATGCCGCTACTCGGATACCTCGAGACGCCGCGGCGCCTGCCCAACTCGATAACCGAAGCAGTCCTAGAGAGGAATAAGGCAGCGTCAAATCCCGGCGCCCGGCGAGATACCGGCCATCAACCCCATCCAGAGCCGAAATAG
- a CDS encoding helix-turn-helix transcriptional regulator — protein sequence MDGALTVEQCRGARAMLGWSQEELARAANVARQTIADFERGARMPIANNLVSIKRTLDSAGIEFLPENGIRYRART from the coding sequence ATGGACGGTGCGCTGACGGTAGAACAATGTCGTGGCGCTCGGGCGATGCTTGGGTGGAGCCAAGAAGAATTGGCGAGAGCGGCAAATGTGGCTCGGCAGACGATTGCGGACTTTGAGCGAGGCGCACGTATGCCGATTGCCAACAATCTGGTGAGTATAAAGCGCACCCTGGATAGTGCCGGGATCGAATTCTTGCCCGAGAACGGAATCCGGTACAGAGCACGCACCTGA